The following are encoded together in the Phaseolus vulgaris cultivar G19833 chromosome 9, P. vulgaris v2.0, whole genome shotgun sequence genome:
- the LOC137821346 gene encoding oleosin Ara h 15.0101-like — MSDQQRTAGPYGSSHGTSYGPPFGNTYESNTSYNNPTSRQTVKFITAATIGISLLLLSGLIFTGTVISLIIATPLLVIFSPVLVPAAFVLFLVASGFLFSGGCGVVAVAVLSWIYKYLAANQPAGSDTLDYAKGYLADKARDVKERAKDYGNYAQGKIHEVTQGAY; from the coding sequence ATGAGTGACCAACAAAGAACTGCAGGTCCCTATGGTTCCTCCCATGGAACCTCCTATGGACCACCCTTTGGAAACACCTATGAGTCCAACACCAGCTACAACAACCCTACTTCACGTCAAACCGTCAAGTTCATAACTGCTGCTACTATTGGCATCTCACTCTTGCTCTTGTCTGGGTTGATCTTCACAGGCACTGTCATAAGCTTGATCATTGCAACTCCTCTTCTTGTGATCTTCAGCCCCGTCCTTGTCCCAGCTGCGTTTGTGTTGTTCCTAGTTGCTTCTGGCTTTTTGTTCTCTGGCGGCTGTGGTGTGGTTGCCGTTGCTGTTTTGTCTTGGATTTACAAGTACTTGGCTGCAAACCAGCCTGCAGGTTCTGACACCCTTGATTATGCAAAAGGATACCTTGCTGATAAGGCGAGGGATGTGAAAGAGAGGGCAAAGGATTATGGAAACTATGCTCAGGGTAAAATTCATGAGGTCACACAGGGAGCTTATTAA